A window of Stutzerimonas stutzeri genomic DNA:
GCTGTTCTCCGGCAGGTAGCGGAAGGCGAGCAAAGAGGCCGCCGCGGCGACGCCCCAGATCACCAGCATGCGCAGGTTCTTTTCGCCACCCACCACCATCGCCAGCAGAAAGCAGCCCATCACCATGTCCAGGCCCAGGCGCTTCGGGTCGCTTACCGCGCTGCCAAAATGGATGCCCAGCCAGCTGCCGACCACCCAGAACGACCAGAGCGCGAGACCGCCGCCGAGCAGCAGGCCGAAGCCCGGGAGGTTGCGGTTGAAGGCCTGCATGGCCATCGCCCAGTTGGCGTCCGAAGCCATCAGCATCACCCCGTAGCGCCGACCCGGCGGCAGCTGGCGCAGCCAAGGGTAGAGCGTGGCGCCCATCAGCAGATGGCGGGCGTTGATGGCGAACACTGTGACCATCAGCGTGAACAGCGGCACCTGCGTGCCCCACAGCTCCAGCGCGGCGAACTGCGAGGCACCGGCGAACACCAGCGCGCTCATCGCCAGGATCACCGAATCGTCCAGGCCGGTCTGCACCGCGGCGAGGCCGAAGGCGGCACCGAACAGCGTGACGAAGATGGAAATCGGCGCGAGCTGGCGAAAACCGGCCCAGACCATGCGCCGGTCGAAGTGATGCAGCTCGCTCTCTGCGTCAGTCATGCACGGGTCCTCCAGATGGCGGCGCCGGATTGAAGACGCCATTCAATGTTCAGCCAGCCAGATTAGGGCGTGTTGCAGCGACGGAACAGCGCAGTTGGCGTCTGATCGGGCGGTACAGATTCGCTTGAGGGCATCGCCGAAGCCTCTGTGGTCCAGAAGCAGAATTCCAACGTGCGCTCTCAAGTAATCCCCCGCTTCAGTTGGGAGCGGAGGGAAGGCGAAGGAACCGCTTTCTAAATGTCGCCGGTGAAATGCCGATGCGCTGACAGAATAGGCGCCGGAACGAGTTGCTGTCCTCGTAACCCACCCGGCTGGTGATCACATCGAACCCCAGTCGAGTGGTTTCCAGCAGTTGCTTGGCTCTTTCCAGGCGCAGGGCCTGCAGGTAGGCGAGAGGCGTGTAGCCAGTGGCATCCTTGAATCGTCGCTTGAAGTTGCGCGCACCAAAACCAAAGCGCTCAGCCAGTTCGTCGATGCCGACGGGAGCGGCGAAATTCGACTCCAGCCAGTCCTGCACCCGTCGTACTGCCTCGTCAGCATGATCGCGGGGCATCGACCATTTGATGTACACGGACTGCTCGCTGCGTACCCCGTCCACCAGCAGATAACGGCTGCATTGCTGTGCCAGTTCGCGGGAGGCGAAGCGGCGAATCAGGTGCAGCAGCAGATCCATGGCCGCACTCGCGCCAGCGCTGCTGATCAGCCGACCGTCCTCGCAGAGGATGCGTCGTTCATCCAGGCGTACTGCCGGATAGCGACGGCGCATGAAGTCGGCGAAGGCCCAGTGGGTGGTGGCCTGCACGCCGTCGAGCAAACCCGCTTCGGCGAGCATGAAGGTGGCGGTGCACATCGATGCGATGACGGCGCCCTGTCGGTGTTGGTGGCATAGCCAGTCACGGTATAGGCCGAAGGCGGGCAGCGCCTCGCGCAGGCTGAATAGAAAGCCGGGGACGAGTACCAGGTCAGTGTGATCGAGCGCGCCGAGCGCAACGTCCACGCTCATGGCGCGTCCGAAGGCGTTGGCCACCGGCTGCCCATCGAGTGACGCGACAACAACCGCAAATGGTGCCGCGGAGGGTGCGGCCAGGCGGTTCGCTGCATCCAGCACCTCGAGCGCCAGCGCGGCGGAGGCCTGGGAGCTGTGCTCGGCCAGTAGAAGCGTTATGTGCATGGCAGGTCGTGCGTAATTCGCATGGTATTGGTCATTTATGCATCTACCTTACCCCGAACGCTCCGCCTAGAGTTCGGCACCTGCATGCAAACCGGTATTTCTCGCATGAACCTATGGTTTCGTCTTCTGCTGATGTTGTTGCGCCGTCCGTGGCGGAAACCGGTGCCTGGACTCGCCACGACTGTCGTTCGTCTACGGGTCTGGCCGCTGGATCTGGATTTCAACCGCCACGTCACCAATGGCCGCTATTTCACCCTGGCCGATGTCGGCCGTATGGACTATGTGCTTCGCAGTGGTGCGTACCGCGTGGCCCTTCGGCATCGTGCAATACCGATCGTTGGAGACGTGTGCGGCAAGTTCCGCCGTGAGCTGAAGCTGTTCGAGCGCTTCGAGATCCACACGCGAATGCTCGGTTGGGACGCCAAGTGGAGTTTCGTCGAGCACCGTTTCGTCAAGGATCAGCGGGTAATTGCGGTGGTGGTCATGCGCGGGCTGTTCAGGGGGCGCAAGGGTGTCGTTGCGCCTGGCGAATTCGCTCGAGAGCTTGGTCTGGAGGAAGAGTCGCCGCCGTTGCCCCAATGGTTGCGCGAGTGGTCAGCCAGCTGCGATGGCCTGAGCAGTCAGCTACGCGAAGCGGAGGGGCAGACGCAGCAAGGCTGAGACCCGGCTGCTGCAACGGCTCGCGCATCACAGCCAAGTCGACCCGCAGTGCCCGCAGTGCCTGCAGCTGCTCGAAAGTGGTGGTTTCCAGCAGGGTGACGGCCACGCCCAGCCGTTCCCGGCGTACTTGGGTGATAGCGCGCGGCAGGAAGTCGTAGACCGCCCCGGCGACGAAGCTGATGGTCAGCGAGTCGCTTT
This region includes:
- a CDS encoding AzlC family ABC transporter permease; the protein is MTDAESELHHFDRRMVWAGFRQLAPISIFVTLFGAAFGLAAVQTGLDDSVILAMSALVFAGASQFAALELWGTQVPLFTLMVTVFAINARHLLMGATLYPWLRQLPPGRRYGVMLMASDANWAMAMQAFNRNLPGFGLLLGGGLALWSFWVVGSWLGIHFGSAVSDPKRLGLDMVMGCFLLAMVVGGEKNLRMLVIWGVAAAASLLAFRYLPENSHVVVGALAGGLAGLLWAEKKRES
- a CDS encoding thioesterase family protein; amino-acid sequence: MNLWFRLLLMLLRRPWRKPVPGLATTVVRLRVWPLDLDFNRHVTNGRYFTLADVGRMDYVLRSGAYRVALRHRAIPIVGDVCGKFRRELKLFERFEIHTRMLGWDAKWSFVEHRFVKDQRVIAVVVMRGLFRGRKGVVAPGEFARELGLEEESPPLPQWLREWSASCDGLSSQLREAEGQTQQG
- a CDS encoding GlxA family transcriptional regulator; amino-acid sequence: MHITLLLAEHSSQASAALALEVLDAANRLAAPSAAPFAVVVASLDGQPVANAFGRAMSVDVALGALDHTDLVLVPGFLFSLREALPAFGLYRDWLCHQHRQGAVIASMCTATFMLAEAGLLDGVQATTHWAFADFMRRRYPAVRLDERRILCEDGRLISSAGASAAMDLLLHLIRRFASRELAQQCSRYLLVDGVRSEQSVYIKWSMPRDHADEAVRRVQDWLESNFAAPVGIDELAERFGFGARNFKRRFKDATGYTPLAYLQALRLERAKQLLETTRLGFDVITSRVGYEDSNSFRRLFCQRIGISPATFRKRFLRLPSAPN